One segment of Metallosphaera cuprina Ar-4 DNA contains the following:
- a CDS encoding MFS transporter, whose amino-acid sequence MTEKSVKGGEIIARLDRIPIWSLSYIFIGILGVGFLFTFFDIFDINVSFIQTAVTLFHVSGPSSPEIGILLGPVVLLNLIGYIVGSLRLSPLSDRIGRRNMLMITMAITGLGSLYNALSNDYLNYLLARIVTGIGVGADLAIVNTYIGEVAPTNGRAKYTSLVFLFSTLGAGLGLWLGLLLTTPPSPFPLGLPFALGGSGIFATDGWRVMYGIGALLALIGLLLRLNLPESPRWLISRERLSEAEKVVSEMEGRASRKLKSLPPLPSLIPPYVTDKISYVESLKAVLLDKRYARRLAVLVPMWFFGYMTVYVLAAGLTTILASLGYPPPEAGIIASFGDIGFILCAVTIILAGDKLERSRWTVISVLFTVIGGIIIALARTNFPLSFLGSSVLFYGFNLWVPVSYAWSAESFPTRARATGFALSDGLGHIGGGIGTVVIASLIASLVSSGVTTGLAIEVFLLIALFQIVSAVIAVSLGHKTTNRRLDEISP is encoded by the coding sequence ATGACTGAGAAATCTGTAAAGGGTGGAGAGATAATAGCTAGACTGGATAGGATTCCAATTTGGTCTCTCTCATATATTTTTATTGGAATACTTGGTGTAGGATTTCTCTTCACTTTCTTCGATATATTCGATATAAACGTTTCTTTCATTCAGACGGCGGTGACGCTCTTTCACGTGAGCGGACCTTCCTCACCTGAGATCGGGATTTTGTTGGGTCCCGTAGTTCTCCTGAACCTGATAGGGTACATCGTGGGTTCACTTCGTCTCTCTCCGCTTTCCGATAGGATAGGTAGGAGGAACATGCTGATGATAACCATGGCGATAACGGGTCTGGGTAGCCTGTACAACGCCTTATCTAACGATTACCTTAACTACTTGTTAGCCAGGATCGTCACCGGCATAGGAGTAGGAGCTGATCTAGCTATTGTGAACACTTACATTGGTGAGGTCGCTCCCACGAACGGGAGGGCAAAGTACACTAGCTTGGTCTTCCTCTTCTCAACCCTTGGGGCCGGACTAGGTTTGTGGTTAGGTCTGCTCCTGACCACACCCCCCTCTCCCTTCCCGCTTGGATTGCCCTTCGCACTAGGTGGCTCAGGTATCTTCGCTACCGACGGGTGGAGAGTTATGTATGGAATAGGTGCGCTGTTGGCTCTAATAGGACTTCTACTCAGGTTAAACTTGCCTGAGTCCCCTAGGTGGTTAATCTCAAGAGAGAGGTTATCCGAAGCTGAGAAAGTGGTCTCAGAAATGGAAGGGAGAGCTTCAAGGAAGCTTAAGTCTTTACCTCCACTTCCGTCACTGATTCCACCTTACGTGACAGACAAGATCTCTTACGTTGAGTCTCTAAAGGCCGTCCTCTTAGACAAGAGGTACGCAAGGAGGTTGGCCGTCCTCGTTCCTATGTGGTTTTTCGGTTACATGACTGTTTACGTTCTGGCCGCAGGTTTGACTACAATATTAGCTTCCCTTGGGTACCCTCCTCCTGAGGCGGGGATAATCGCCTCGTTCGGAGATATAGGTTTCATTCTATGCGCGGTCACAATAATCTTGGCTGGAGATAAGTTGGAGAGAAGCAGGTGGACCGTGATTTCAGTCCTATTTACCGTGATAGGTGGTATCATCATAGCCTTAGCTAGGACAAATTTTCCTCTGTCCTTCCTAGGGTCCTCAGTCTTATTTTACGGTTTCAACTTGTGGGTACCAGTTTCGTACGCTTGGAGCGCTGAGAGCTTTCCTACCAGGGCCAGAGCTACAGGCTTCGCCCTATCTGATGGGTTGGGTCACATAGGAGGAGGCATAGGAACGGTTGTCATAGCGTCGCTAATAGCCTCTTTAGTATCAAGTGGGGTAACGACAGGTCTTGCGATAGAGGTATTCCTTCTTATAGCGCTGTTTCAGATCGTCTCCGCTGTCATAGCGGTTTCCTTAGGGCATAAGACAACGAATAGGAGGCTGGACGAGATCTCACCTTGA
- the treH1 gene encoding alpha,alpha-trehalase TreH1, with product MPLPKMFCINNEFTGALIRGTEIVWLTFPRYDSSPIFTRILDDRGGSLYVSGEISSQGYLVPNVLRTTLKDGSEIVDLLLRGEHSLVRKINAVSPLEIKVNPSFDYGRVRARVYKLDNWVYKMTNPENSEFLELHLIFPEVRETENGWVVKGYGYLFLAHFSDERFGVHGRSMRFNVDNGVERTINYWRNLMKRGKSRGKIMKVDLPGLSREELAEAYDTSVGILLGLLYNPTGAVVAAPTTSLPEVEGGSRNWDYRFAWVRDSSIVAEALISSGHTLEGRRIIEFLSRMVSFTTKPFLYPLYSVDGSVPPKEREIPWLSGFMNSRPVRVGNAAVAQLQLDLEGFFMDAMYKYYVATGDVSYVKDHLDVIEYIADWVSENWKLEDVGIWEERGVQAHYTHSKVMMWVALERTGRLMKAMDRENRWKEARNELKDWILENNKDKFRKKPGSDETDAALLTLPLYDFVDVNDQAFLNTLKDIETNLIVEGQVKRYRKDFLGEARYPFTLASLWLARIYVRLNRLTEAKRIISDIMEASQGTYLVGEHIDPERKGFTGNFPQAFAQANVILALNEIAQAEAHD from the coding sequence ATGCCCTTACCTAAGATGTTCTGCATAAATAACGAGTTCACAGGGGCTCTAATAAGGGGGACAGAGATCGTATGGTTAACCTTTCCTAGATACGACTCAAGCCCTATATTTACCCGTATTTTAGATGACAGAGGTGGATCCCTTTACGTGAGTGGCGAGATCTCCTCTCAAGGTTACCTAGTGCCTAACGTGCTTCGAACAACGTTAAAGGATGGAAGCGAGATAGTGGATCTCCTGTTGAGAGGAGAGCACTCGTTAGTTAGGAAGATTAACGCTGTTTCCCCTTTGGAAATCAAAGTCAACCCTTCCTTCGATTACGGTAGAGTCAGGGCGAGAGTGTACAAACTCGATAACTGGGTATACAAGATGACTAACCCTGAGAATTCGGAGTTCTTAGAGCTTCACTTAATCTTTCCAGAAGTCAGGGAGACTGAGAACGGTTGGGTGGTCAAAGGTTATGGTTACCTGTTCCTGGCCCACTTTAGCGACGAGAGGTTTGGGGTACATGGGAGATCTATGAGATTTAACGTTGATAATGGAGTGGAGAGGACGATAAACTATTGGAGGAACTTAATGAAAAGGGGCAAAAGCAGAGGTAAGATCATGAAGGTAGATTTACCCGGCCTATCGAGGGAGGAACTGGCGGAAGCCTACGATACTTCAGTGGGGATACTTCTCGGACTTCTATACAACCCTACTGGGGCAGTCGTTGCTGCACCAACAACGTCCTTGCCCGAAGTTGAGGGTGGCTCTAGGAATTGGGACTACCGTTTCGCCTGGGTTAGGGATTCGTCAATAGTGGCTGAGGCCCTCATATCCTCAGGTCATACGCTGGAGGGAAGAAGGATCATAGAGTTCCTTTCTAGGATGGTCTCGTTCACTACCAAGCCTTTCCTTTATCCGTTGTACAGCGTTGACGGATCTGTCCCGCCCAAGGAGAGGGAGATCCCTTGGTTATCTGGGTTCATGAACTCCAGACCCGTAAGGGTGGGCAACGCTGCTGTAGCTCAACTTCAGTTGGACCTTGAAGGCTTCTTCATGGACGCTATGTACAAATACTACGTAGCGACGGGGGACGTCAGTTACGTAAAGGATCACTTGGATGTGATAGAGTACATAGCTGATTGGGTCTCTGAGAACTGGAAACTAGAGGACGTAGGAATTTGGGAGGAGAGGGGTGTACAAGCTCACTACACTCACTCCAAGGTTATGATGTGGGTTGCCCTAGAGAGGACTGGGAGGCTAATGAAGGCTATGGATAGGGAGAACAGATGGAAGGAAGCCAGAAACGAGCTGAAGGACTGGATACTTGAAAATAATAAGGATAAGTTCAGGAAGAAGCCAGGGAGTGACGAGACGGACGCGGCATTACTTACTCTACCCCTTTACGATTTCGTCGACGTTAACGATCAGGCGTTCCTCAATACGTTGAAAGACATTGAGACGAACCTAATAGTTGAAGGTCAGGTCAAAAGGTACAGAAAGGATTTCCTGGGAGAGGCTAGATATCCGTTCACTCTAGCCTCGTTATGGTTGGCGAGGATCTACGTTCGCCTCAACAGACTGACGGAGGCCAAGAGGATAATATCCGACATCATGGAGGCATCTCAGGGAACTTACCTAGTGGGAGAGCACATAGATCCTGAACGCAAGGGTTTCACCGGAAACTTCCCTCAAGCTTTCGCGCAGGCCAACGTTATCTTAGCGTTAAACGAAATAGCTCAGGCTGAAGCTCACGATTGA
- the hpaD gene encoding 3,4-dihydroxyphenylacetate 2,3-dioxygenase, whose amino-acid sequence MNNLNVLRLSHLCVRVTNLEAAEEFYVNVLGFSLTEKDGDHLYLKGIEEGQHHSLVLKKASSPGLCYVGFRVRNVEDVKLLDRVQKFNEKGVNEAYLTQSPNGIPLLFYEEMEYVGDVRLKFNLHKGSSPVRLAHVNFMVKNLEKEERFFKEQGFVETERFLNKDGKKTVTWLTKRGNSHEVALAESEKNVPGFHHETYYVHDLRDVVRVADLLSSLGYWDSIERGPGRHGASEGYYIYIRDLDKNRLEFFNSDYEVLDLDKWRPVVWTQEQYRFRSDFWGRPIPESWLNEWMPVEDLNGEMVRWEND is encoded by the coding sequence ATGAACAACTTAAACGTTTTAAGACTATCTCACCTCTGCGTGAGGGTTACTAACCTAGAGGCGGCTGAGGAATTTTACGTTAACGTGCTGGGCTTCTCACTGACTGAGAAAGATGGAGATCACCTCTACCTTAAGGGCATTGAAGAGGGTCAACATCACAGTTTAGTTTTGAAGAAGGCCAGCTCTCCAGGCCTTTGTTACGTAGGGTTTAGAGTTAGAAACGTAGAGGACGTAAAGCTCTTAGACAGGGTACAAAAGTTTAATGAGAAGGGAGTGAACGAGGCCTACCTCACGCAATCCCCAAACGGGATACCTTTACTCTTCTACGAGGAAATGGAGTACGTTGGCGACGTGAGGTTAAAGTTTAACCTTCACAAGGGAAGCTCACCAGTGAGATTAGCTCACGTCAACTTTATGGTCAAGAACTTGGAGAAAGAGGAGAGGTTCTTTAAGGAACAAGGTTTCGTTGAGACCGAGCGTTTCCTCAACAAGGACGGGAAGAAGACGGTCACATGGCTCACAAAGAGAGGTAACTCCCATGAGGTGGCACTCGCCGAGTCTGAAAAGAACGTTCCTGGTTTTCATCATGAGACCTATTACGTTCACGATTTGAGGGACGTAGTAAGAGTTGCCGACTTACTCTCCTCGTTGGGGTACTGGGACAGCATAGAGAGGGGACCGGGAAGGCACGGGGCGAGTGAAGGATACTACATTTACATCAGGGATTTGGATAAGAACAGGCTGGAGTTCTTCAACAGCGACTACGAGGTCCTGGACTTGGACAAGTGGAGGCCTGTTGTGTGGACTCAAGAGCAGTACAGGTTCAGGAGCGACTTCTGGGGTAGACCGATACCTGAGTCCTGGCTTAACGAATGGATGCCAGTAGAGGACCTTAACGGTGAGATGGTGAGGTGGGAAAACGATTAG
- a CDS encoding helix-turn-helix domain-containing protein produces MTLKKVTMTVKHEGCWTEDVNAHTVTLNLEVYPEKGYLRSWLISDSRELKDRMRREPSVKKITRVYGGKDSTLIDFLNVYEGSIAGALYALEVLIIGNHNKGGLEHWSFVTGQNSMSEIRSRISSLAKITDFRAEDYVLSYPSLTEMERRVLHLALDNGYLEYPREVDSERLAKVLGVSKVTFLYHWRNVQRKVMKYMATNMGID; encoded by the coding sequence ATGACATTAAAGAAGGTAACTATGACAGTGAAACATGAGGGTTGTTGGACAGAGGACGTGAACGCTCATACCGTGACGTTAAATTTGGAGGTCTACCCCGAAAAAGGTTACCTCAGATCTTGGCTGATATCCGACTCAAGGGAGCTCAAGGATAGAATGAGAAGAGAGCCCTCCGTTAAGAAGATAACCAGAGTTTATGGGGGAAAGGACTCGACGTTGATTGACTTCCTGAACGTCTACGAGGGTTCTATCGCAGGGGCCCTTTACGCCCTAGAAGTCTTAATAATAGGAAATCACAACAAGGGAGGGTTAGAGCACTGGTCCTTCGTGACCGGGCAGAACTCCATGAGCGAGATCAGGAGTAGGATCTCCTCTTTAGCTAAAATAACGGACTTTCGAGCTGAGGATTACGTTCTTTCCTATCCCTCGTTAACTGAGATGGAGAGGAGAGTCCTCCATTTGGCATTAGACAACGGATATTTGGAATATCCTAGGGAGGTAGACTCCGAGAGGTTAGCTAAGGTACTTGGAGTGAGTAAAGTGACTTTCCTCTACCACTGGAGGAACGTTCAAAGGAAAGTGATGAAGTACATGGCAACCAACATGGGAATTGATTAG
- a CDS encoding 4-hydroxyphenylacetate 3-hydroxylase family protein, with product MRRGKDYIESIRANPPVTYYEGEAVTDVINHPAYKIPVKTVASYYDLHWKEEYKSLRAYNRDVGEETSITLVRPRSKEELLRLGEALVKIYEYYRGFFGRSPDYMNLWTMVFFAHAEDYFGKNFGSKFMENAMEIYRESTKRDHFYTHAIVAPMYDRSRPPSQWEDPYIQIGVTEERQDGVVVRGAAMICTAGPYAEMLWYLPNMRRDSDPRYAIYFSIPTTSKGVRFISRRGFQPREGGEFEYPISSKWEESDSILVLDNVLVPWDRIIFYKKPELIEDLMWHTVGLRGWFNWHFMIQHYARLKFLAGLAMTVTEAANTNTFINVQEKIGEILIYLAMNEAALYGSVARAQELPNIVRPDPYISISASHFNMKAVPRANEILRLITAGSSIPIPAGAKDFTNPEERAYLDKYMAMKGLDALERVKTFNLLWDVIGSEVGMRYEQYDRFSRGDPTIRWAQTYTEVFKDRKGEFVRLVKEILDQMPNPRS from the coding sequence ATTAGGCGAGGAAAGGATTACATAGAGAGCATCAGGGCGAACCCACCCGTCACTTACTATGAAGGGGAAGCTGTGACAGACGTTATCAATCACCCCGCGTATAAAATCCCCGTGAAGACGGTTGCCAGCTATTACGATCTTCACTGGAAAGAGGAGTACAAGTCCTTGAGGGCCTACAACAGGGATGTAGGTGAGGAGACTAGCATAACGCTCGTGAGACCTAGAAGTAAGGAGGAGTTGCTAAGGCTTGGAGAGGCCCTAGTGAAGATATACGAATATTATAGAGGCTTCTTCGGAAGGAGCCCGGACTACATGAACTTATGGACTATGGTGTTCTTCGCTCACGCTGAGGATTACTTCGGGAAGAACTTCGGTTCTAAATTCATGGAAAACGCGATGGAGATATATAGAGAGTCAACGAAAAGGGATCACTTTTACACTCACGCCATTGTAGCCCCCATGTATGACAGATCGAGACCCCCTTCGCAATGGGAGGACCCTTACATTCAAATCGGTGTTACGGAGGAGAGGCAGGATGGGGTCGTAGTTAGGGGGGCAGCTATGATTTGCACGGCTGGGCCTTACGCTGAGATGTTATGGTATCTTCCAAACATGAGGAGGGATTCAGATCCCAGATACGCAATCTACTTCTCTATTCCAACTACTAGCAAAGGAGTTAGGTTCATCTCTAGGAGAGGGTTCCAACCAAGAGAGGGAGGAGAGTTCGAGTACCCTATCTCGTCTAAATGGGAGGAGTCAGACTCCATTCTGGTCCTAGATAACGTACTAGTACCTTGGGATAGGATAATATTCTATAAGAAACCTGAACTTATTGAAGACCTGATGTGGCACACAGTGGGCCTGAGAGGGTGGTTCAATTGGCACTTCATGATTCAACACTACGCAAGGCTCAAGTTCCTCGCCGGTTTAGCGATGACCGTGACGGAGGCCGCTAACACCAACACCTTCATCAACGTTCAAGAGAAGATAGGGGAGATTCTCATTTACCTCGCAATGAACGAGGCAGCGCTCTACGGCTCGGTGGCCAGGGCTCAGGAGCTTCCAAACATCGTCAGGCCAGATCCTTACATTTCAATATCCGCCAGTCACTTCAACATGAAGGCAGTGCCTAGAGCGAACGAAATCCTCAGACTAATAACGGCCGGATCGTCTATACCGATTCCAGCAGGAGCGAAGGACTTCACGAACCCTGAGGAGAGGGCCTACCTAGATAAGTATATGGCAATGAAGGGTTTGGATGCCCTAGAGAGAGTGAAGACTTTCAACCTATTGTGGGACGTGATAGGATCTGAGGTTGGAATGAGATACGAGCAATACGATAGGTTCAGTAGGGGCGATCCAACAATTAGGTGGGCCCAGACCTACACTGAGGTATTTAAAGATAGAAAAGGCGAGTTCGTGAGGTTGGTGAAGGAAATATTGGATCAGATGCCCAACCCCCGATCTTGA
- the sixA gene encoding phosphohistidine phosphatase SixA gives MTTLIIVRHGESEPQNEGTSDKDRQLVKKGVKQMKRIAEFLEEMDYEPTQAFTSPLIRAVQSAEVILDEMGLKLKAETLNDLLPDEDPSPLAEKLKMMQGTVLIVGHEPQLSKLIKSLTSGEVELKRGGLAIVEIDQVEGSSKLEMLITQKALKLI, from the coding sequence ATGACAACTTTAATAATTGTAAGACACGGGGAGAGCGAACCTCAAAACGAGGGTACGTCAGATAAGGACAGGCAGTTAGTTAAGAAAGGAGTTAAACAAATGAAGAGGATCGCGGAGTTCCTGGAAGAGATGGATTACGAACCGACACAAGCGTTCACGAGCCCTCTCATTAGGGCCGTTCAATCTGCAGAGGTGATACTAGATGAGATGGGGTTGAAACTTAAGGCTGAGACGCTGAACGATTTACTTCCTGATGAGGATCCTTCCCCACTCGCTGAAAAGTTGAAAATGATGCAAGGGACTGTTCTCATTGTTGGTCACGAACCTCAACTCTCAAAATTGATAAAATCCTTAACGTCTGGAGAGGTGGAGCTAAAGAGAGGTGGGTTAGCAATCGTGGAAATTGACCAAGTTGAGGGCTCTTCGAAGTTGGAGATGCTGATAACACAAAAGGCTCTGAAGCTGATTTAA
- a CDS encoding amidohydrolase family protein: MRVIDVHVHFHIFKRAIPEHCNHFLKNVQDTKFTTSFNDVEIEKIILVPSHPCWSEDCSDGFYFDYEERLKNQMFLQWGEVNPITCKVREELERQHKIGIVGLKLHPVHHGFSPNGYRPEEGGNKELLEIYQFAEEKKLPILFHTGTSVGVGSRNKYGDPILIDDVIKDFDLKVILAHAGRPLWYDTAYYLARNYSNVFLEISSIPPKNILKKLPRLLEIEDKVMYGSDFPAFRGQDLAKHAWEVYSTLKSEKIMASNAKRVLQL; the protein is encoded by the coding sequence ATGAGGGTAATAGACGTTCACGTACATTTCCACATATTTAAGAGAGCTATTCCAGAGCACTGCAATCACTTCTTGAAAAACGTTCAAGATACAAAGTTTACGACTTCTTTCAATGACGTAGAGATCGAAAAGATCATATTGGTCCCCTCGCATCCCTGTTGGAGCGAGGACTGCTCAGACGGGTTTTACTTCGACTACGAGGAGAGATTAAAAAATCAAATGTTCTTACAATGGGGAGAAGTGAACCCTATAACGTGCAAAGTTAGAGAAGAACTCGAGAGGCAACATAAGATCGGCATCGTTGGGCTTAAGCTCCATCCTGTACATCACGGTTTCTCACCTAACGGTTACAGACCTGAGGAAGGTGGGAACAAAGAGCTCTTGGAGATATATCAGTTTGCCGAGGAGAAGAAACTCCCCATTCTCTTCCACACTGGCACAAGCGTAGGCGTGGGGAGCAGGAACAAGTACGGTGATCCGATCCTGATTGATGACGTGATAAAGGACTTCGACCTTAAGGTGATTTTAGCCCACGCTGGGAGACCTCTGTGGTACGACACTGCTTATTACCTTGCTAGGAATTACTCTAACGTTTTCCTTGAAATATCGTCTATACCCCCGAAGAACATATTGAAAAAGTTGCCCAGACTTTTAGAGATCGAGGATAAAGTTATGTACGGAAGCGATTTCCCCGCATTTAGAGGACAAGATCTAGCAAAACACGCATGGGAGGTCTACTCAACGCTTAAGAGTGAGAAAATCATGGCCTCCAACGCTAAGAGAGTCCTTCAACTCTAA
- a CDS encoding AAA family ATPase, translated as MKNFKNVGHALRISIQSAKGGVGKSTISMNLSLALAEIGKKVILLDRDSIGFSSKLSGIEKPGLLSSVVDGIDFKAMSVLRYKKGLIKVIKLTGDGPRFKDDLSALKESDELQRKFVSTYRSIITSSPHDYFIIDNPSLITNNNELAKLEVNLYAELFPSVEPKRIYITTNSIRAVEDTVNYMVRAERSFSIGSALGFCINMVPPGYQDEAKEIVEDVVSKYNLKLGVVIEFNEEIYQYSDELIKMPILSQVRRLASTLDKGSGEGKITI; from the coding sequence TTGAAAAACTTTAAAAACGTTGGTCATGCGTTGAGGATCTCAATCCAATCCGCAAAGGGAGGGGTAGGAAAGTCAACCATATCGATGAACCTTTCCTTAGCCCTAGCTGAGATTGGTAAGAAGGTGATCTTACTTGATAGAGATAGTATAGGTTTCTCATCTAAGTTGAGCGGGATAGAGAAACCAGGCTTATTAAGTTCTGTAGTTGACGGAATCGATTTCAAAGCTATGTCGGTTTTGAGGTACAAGAAAGGATTAATAAAGGTCATTAAGTTGACCGGAGACGGACCTAGATTTAAGGACGATCTATCCGCTCTGAAAGAGAGCGATGAGCTCCAAAGAAAGTTCGTTTCGACTTATAGGTCTATAATAACCTCCTCTCCTCATGACTACTTTATAATCGATAACCCGAGTTTAATCACGAACAATAACGAGCTCGCTAAACTTGAGGTCAATCTCTATGCTGAGCTTTTCCCAAGCGTAGAGCCTAAAAGGATTTACATTACAACAAATTCAATAAGGGCGGTTGAAGACACGGTAAATTACATGGTTAGAGCGGAAAGAAGCTTCAGTATAGGCTCGGCCTTAGGCTTTTGTATAAACATGGTCCCGCCTGGGTACCAAGACGAAGCTAAGGAGATCGTAGAGGACGTTGTCTCGAAGTACAATCTGAAACTGGGAGTGGTAATAGAGTTTAATGAGGAGATCTATCAGTACTCTGATGAGTTAATTAAGATGCCAATCTTGTCGCAGGTTAGGAGACTAGCTTCCACGTTGGATAAAGGTTCTGGAGAGGGGAAGATCACAATCTAA
- a CDS encoding acetoacetate decarboxylase family protein, which yields MREEKEFTMPITRSGNSQTVFPPPWYYGVTYVAAHVRFDGADRILPPFFNTDGEGWVYIAEFVSTAERNWDYMYLEPDLVQYMEGAIGLKVEYNGGNYMYFPFMWVDKDWALVRGWLDGYPKKLALIRMTKLHPLMPKYNAPQPGLKMGGYVTRGGGHMIRLRLELEDRSESLPLKNFGPPINVRRFASRGENEEDVYEIVSRQRDESRYGEIWKGSAEVDIGGYVNDELNSLSLRETLGGYFYTLYFKVTKTILLEKVEGRLETSR from the coding sequence ATGCGCGAAGAAAAAGAGTTCACTATGCCTATAACTAGGTCTGGTAACTCTCAGACGGTGTTCCCGCCGCCTTGGTATTACGGAGTCACATACGTGGCGGCTCACGTGAGGTTTGATGGAGCTGACAGGATCTTACCTCCTTTCTTTAATACCGACGGTGAGGGATGGGTATACATAGCGGAGTTCGTCTCCACGGCAGAGCGCAATTGGGACTACATGTATTTAGAACCTGATCTAGTGCAATACATGGAGGGAGCAATAGGACTGAAGGTAGAGTACAACGGAGGTAACTACATGTACTTTCCCTTCATGTGGGTTGACAAGGATTGGGCTCTAGTGAGAGGTTGGTTAGACGGATATCCTAAGAAATTAGCTCTAATAAGGATGACAAAATTGCATCCTCTCATGCCTAAATACAACGCTCCGCAACCTGGACTTAAGATGGGAGGTTACGTTACGAGAGGAGGGGGACACATGATTAGATTGAGACTTGAACTGGAGGATAGATCCGAGTCGTTACCGCTTAAGAACTTCGGGCCTCCAATAAACGTGAGGAGGTTCGCATCTAGGGGCGAGAACGAGGAGGACGTATACGAGATTGTGAGCAGACAGAGAGATGAGAGCAGATACGGTGAGATTTGGAAGGGTAGCGCGGAGGTGGACATCGGAGGTTACGTTAACGATGAGCTCAACTCGCTCTCGTTAAGGGAAACGTTAGGAGGGTACTTCTACACCCTGTACTTCAAAGTCACAAAGACGATATTGCTCGAAAAGGTTGAAGGAAGGTTAGAGACCAGCCGATGA
- a CDS encoding flavin reductase family protein, with protein MESSESLRYSMRRFPLGVVVVTTTWGERPVGMTVNTFNSVSLNPPTVMFIADKSKGNDVPFRESKKFAVNFVDSEEILRVFSITPVQKRFEVVKYREEEGIPVLIDSYAYIKAMRREVIDVEDHAIIVGEVLEVKTIREAKPLVYYMSEYRELCL; from the coding sequence ATGGAGAGCTCAGAAAGTTTGAGATATTCGATGAGGAGATTCCCCTTAGGGGTTGTCGTTGTGACTACAACCTGGGGGGAGAGACCCGTAGGAATGACCGTCAACACTTTCAACTCAGTTTCCCTGAATCCTCCCACCGTTATGTTTATTGCAGATAAGAGTAAAGGAAACGACGTACCCTTCAGGGAGAGTAAAAAATTCGCTGTCAACTTCGTAGACTCCGAGGAGATACTAAGAGTGTTCTCCATCACACCCGTGCAGAAGAGGTTTGAAGTAGTAAAGTATAGGGAAGAGGAAGGGATCCCAGTGTTGATCGACTCTTACGCTTACATAAAGGCCATGAGGAGGGAGGTTATAGACGTTGAAGATCACGCCATTATCGTCGGTGAAGTCCTTGAGGTCAAGACAATAAGGGAGGCTAAACCTCTGGTTTACTACATGAGTGAATATAGGGAACTCTGTCTTTAA